Genomic segment of uncultured Tolumonas sp.:
GTACGTGACAATCTGCTGGGGTTGCCAGTCACAGAGCGGGATTATGTCGTGGTTGGTAGTGAAGCACAGACATTATTGGATTTGGGCTACCAGCCTGTTGGTCGCGATTTTCCCGTATTTTTACATCCACAAACCAAAGAAGAGTACGCACTGGCACGTATTGAACGTAAACAGGGCAAAGGTTACACCGGTTTTGCCTGTTACGCTGCGCCCGATGTCACATTGGAGCAAGATCTGCTGCGCCGCGATCTGACTATTAACGCCATTGCTCAAGATCAATCCGGTCAGCTCTACGATCCTTATGGCGGGGTCAACGATCTGAATGATCGTATTTTACGTCATATCTCGCCGGCTTTTAGTGAAGATCCGCTACGCGTGTTACGTGTCGCCCGTTTCGCCGCACGCTTTCATCATCTGGGGTTTTCCATTGCCCCGGAAACACTGGCACTCATGCGCCAGCTCAGTCGTAGTGGTGAGTTAAACCATCTAACACCCGAGCGCGTGTGGAAAGAACTGGAAAAAGTATTATCTAATCGTAATCCCCAGATCTTTTTTGAGATCCTGCATGATTGCGAGGCGTTAAGCGTGTTATTGCCGGAAGTGGAAGCGCTGTTTGGCGTGCCGGCACGCCCAGACTGGCACCCGGAGGTAGATACCGGTATTCATGTCATGATGGCATTACGCGAAGCCAGCCAGCGCAGTGATTTGTTGGCGGTACGTTTTGCAACCCTGTGCCATGATTTAGGCAAGGCACAAACACCTGAAGATGTCTTACCAAGCCATCATGGGCATGGCGATCGTGGTTTACCCTTGATCCGCAACCTGTGTCAGCGATTACGCGTACCGAATGATTGCCGCGATCTGGCTTTATTAGTCAGCGAATTGCATTCGTTGGTGCATACCGCATTACAGCTGCGTCCGGCGACCATGCTGAAACTGTTTGATCGGTTAGATGTCTGGCGTAAGCCGGAGCGCTTGTCACAGCTGTTACTCTGCTGTCAGGCCGATTTTCACGGTCGCCTTGGTTTTGCTGAGCGGGAATATTTGCAACCGAATTATGTGCAAGAAGCCTATGACGCTGCCACGGCTATCGCGGTCAGACCGATTGTTGAAGCCGGTTACACGGGGGAAGCCATACGGCAACAACTCAGTCGTCGCCGTATTTTTGCGATCCGCGACGTGCATTGCCGCTGGAACGATATCTAAAAATTAATACCAGTCGAATTCCACGGCGCGTAATGGCTGGCGTTTAGCATCGTATTCAGACCACAATTGCGCCAGCGTCATCTCGGCCAGTGGGTGCCGCCATTGTGGCGCCAACTCAGCAAACGGGCGCAACACAAACGCATTCAACAGGATCTCGCTGCGCGGTAATTCCACCGGTGTCGTGATCACTAACTCATCATAAGCCAGCAGATCCAGATCCAGTGTCCGACCGGAAAATTTGCGCGCATCGGCTGGGCGACCATGAGCAAACTCAATGGCCCGCAGTTGTGCCGCTACTTCCGCCACGCCATGCACGGTTTCCGCCGCGATCACCAGATTGTAAAAGGGTGCGCCGTCAAAACCGACCGCTTCACTTTCATACACCGTGGAACAACAGCATGCCGAGAACACCTGCTGCAAAGCTTGCCAGCCTGCGCGTAGATAATGTTCCCGTTCGATGTTCGAACCGACACCGATATAAATACGGGCCATTATGCCTCCCGAATGATCTCAACCCCGACACCACGGGCATTGACCACCGCCCCCGGTTTCGTCACCCGTACTCGTACCCGCAGGATCGGAAATTCGGTCAACAGCAACTGGGCTGTCTGTTCTGCCACCGCTTCAACCAAGCCAATCGGGCGAGTACTGATCATATCGGTGACGCGTTTTGACACCGCCGCATAATCCAGTGCCAATGACATATCGTCCTGCTCACCGGCGGCTTGGGTATCAAAATCCATTTCCAGATCCAGCACCAGTTTCTGGGTGATCTGTTTTTCCCATTCATACACACCAATCGTGCAATAAACTTCGAGATGATCGATAAAGACTTTATCCATGTTTTAACCTAATTCTGCTAATCTGGAAGGTGGATATCTGGTGTGGATCATACTCCAGCCAGCGCCGTTAGAAAAATAGTGTCCGCGAACAACATCAGGAGATCCATGCTCGCTCTCGCTTTTGCCATGACTGGCATGGCTTATTTGCTGGGATCAATCAGTAACGCCGTATTGATCAGCCGTTGCTGCGGCCTACCCGACCCCCGCGATTATGGCTCACATAACCCCGGCGCGACCAATGTACTACGCTCCGGTAACCGTATTGCCGCTTTGAGCGTGTTTCTGCTGGATATGCTAAAAGGCACCCTGCCGGTTTATCTGGCCTGGTATCTCGGCATTCCACCGATCTATCTCGGCTTTATCGGTATAGCTGCCTGTTTAGGGCATATGTACCCGCTGTATTTCCATTTCCGCGGCGGCAAAGGTGTCGCCACCGCGCTTGGTGCCCTGATGCCTCTCGGGTTGGATATGGGCAGCTTTATGATCATAACCTGGCTGCTGATATTGCTGCTCACCGGCTATTCATCACTGGCGGCATTGGCAGCGGCATTATTGGCGCCACTGTATACCTACTGCCTGAAACCTGAATTTACCCTGCCCGTAGCCATGCTCTGTTGTCTGATCATTCTGCGTCATCACGAGAATATCAGCCGCTTATTACATGGCCGAGAACCGAAGATCTGGCCCAATAACCCGTTACGGCGTCACCGGCGCTAACGTTTCCAGATTCCAGCGTGGCTGTACCACGATCTCAAGCCCGGTGGTATGTCCCGCTTTCAGCCGTTGCAAACCCGCAAAGGCGATCATGGCGCCATTATCGGTGCAAAATTCCGGGCGTGGATAAAACACTTCACCACCCAGCTTTTTCATCACGGCCGCCAATTCGGTGCGTAATTGTTTGTTGGCACTGACGCCACCGGCAATCACCAAGCGCTTCAGACCGGTTTCCTGCAATGCTCGTTTACACTTGATCGCCAACGTATCGACAACCGCCGTCTGGAAGGCATGTGCGATATCCGCTCGGGTTTGATCATCATCGCCCTGACTGCGGATCGTATTAGCTGCAAAAGTCTTTAAGCCGGAAAAACTAAAATCCAAGCCTGGGCGATCCGTCATCGGACGCGGGAACACAAACCGTCCAGCCGTACCCTGCTCAGCTAATTTTGATAATGCCGCACCACCAGGGTAGTCCAGCCCCAGCAATTTCGCTGTTTTATCAAAAGCTTCACCGGCGGCATCATCGACTGATTCACCGAGGATCTTATACTGACCAATACCGTCTACGCGCACTAACAAGGTATGACCACCAGAAACCAGCAACGCCACAAAAGGAAACTCAGGCGTATGTTCTTCTAACATTGGCGCCAGTAAATGTCCTTCCATGTGATGCACCGGGATCGCCGGTTTATTCCAAGCCATCGCTAGTGAACGCGCAATAGTGGCGCCCACCAGTAACGCCCCCACTAAGCCTGGGCCCGCCGTATATGCGATCCCGTCCAGATCCTCGGATCGACAACCGGCTTGCTGTAATGCCGCTTCAATCAATGGCAATGTTTTGCGGATATGATCGCGGCTGGCCAATTCCGGCACCACCCCGCCATAGTCGGCATGTAATTTAATCTGGCTGTATAATTGATGCGCGAGGATCCCGTCTTGATCGTCAAAGATCGCGATCCCGGTTTCATCACAAGAAGTTTCGATGCCTAATACCCGCATTTTTTGGTCGCTCCGGTAAAAATCCCACCGTTTATGAGGCGCTATGGTACATTTCAGCGCTTTTTTACTCCAGCATGTTCTGATCGGGGTTTACATACCCCCATGCATGGGATTAAAATTCGGCACCATTTTTAGTAAGGCTGACTTTCAGCCAGAAAAACATTCACACCGAGGTGAAAGGCACATGCCAGTTATTAAAGTACGTGAAAACGAGCCATTCGACGTAGCTCTGCGTCGCTTCAAACGCTCCTGCGAAAAAGCAGGTGTTCTGTCTGACGTTCGCAGCCGCGAATTTTACGAAAAGCCAACTACTATTCGTAAACGCGCTAAAGCGTCTGCAGTAAAACGTCACATGAAGAAACTGGCTCGCGAAAACGCACGTCGTAACCGTCTGTACTAATTTTACAGACCGTTAAGTTTTCTTGATAAGCCGCGCTTTCCTGCGATTGCGCGGCTTATTCTATTGGCAGACGGAATTCAGATGGCTGGCAAAATCCCGCAATCGTTTATTGATGATCTGCTGAATCGTACCGATATTATCGAGTTAATCGACGGTCGTGTTCATCTGAAAAAAGCCGGTAAGAACTACCAGGCTTGTTGCCCATTTCATAACGAAAAATCGCCTTCTTTCTCTGTTAGCCCAGAAAAACAGTTTTATCACTGCTTTGGCTGTGGTGCGCACGGTAACGCCATCGGTTTTCTGATGGAGTATGACGGGCTGAACTTTCCCGACGCCGTCGGTGAACTGGCGAATCTGCACGGCTTAACCGTACCCAACGATCAACCTTTTCACAACCAAGGGCCTGCCCCCTCAGCCGATCACTATCAACTGATGGAATGGGCAGCACGGTATTTCCAAAATCAGTTAAAGAGTGCCCCGCAAGCGATTGAATACCTGAAAGGGCGTGGTTTAACTGGCGAGATCGTCAAACAATTTGCGATTGGTTATGCACCAGGCAGCTGGGATGGTTTACGCCAGACGCTGGTTCGTTCAGCAGCCAGCGAAGCACAATTGGTTGAACTGGGCATGCTGATCGGGCGCGATGGTGGCGGCAGTTATGACCGCTTCCGCGATCGGATTATGTTTCCGATCCGCGATCGTCGTGGTCGGGTTATCGGTTTTGGTGGCCGCGTTCTGGGTGATGGTACGCCCAAATATCTTAACTCACCGGAAACGCCGATTTTTCATAAAGGCAAAGAACTGTTTGGCCTGTATCAGGTTAAAGAACGGCATCGAAATCCGGCCCGCATCCTGATCGTCGAAGGCTATATGGATGTAGTGGCACTGGCGCAATTTGGTGTCGACTATGCAGTGGCCTCGCTGGGCACGTCAACGACCGCAGATCATATGCATCTGTTATTTCGCACCACATCCGAAGTGGTGTGTTGTTACGACGGTGATAATGCAGGTCGGGAAGCCGCTTGGCGTGCGCTGGAAAATGCCCTGCCCAGCTTGCAGGATGGTAAAGATCTACGTTTCGTGTTTCTGCCGCAAGAACATGATCCAGATAGCTTCATTCGCGAATTTGGTCAGGCGGTTTTTGAACAAAAACTGGATGATGCGCAATCGTATGCAGACTTTTTGTTTGAACGTCTGACACGAGATCTGAATTTAAGTGGCGAGGCAGGACAAAATGAACTGGCTAATAAAGCCATTGCCCTGATCCGTCGGGTACCTGAAGGGTTTAATCGCGAAAGTCTGTTGACCAAGCTCTCAGCACAATTGCGCTGGGGGGAAAATGAAAAACGGCTGCGTGAAATATTCCGCCGTCAGGAACAGGAAGCGCAACAGACAGCAACTACCGCAAAACCCGGTGGTAAAATCAAACTGACGCTGATCCGACGAGCAATTGCGTTGATCGTGCAACATCCAGCCGTCGCGGCATTACTCCCCCCGCTGCCGGATGTGCTAAAATCATTAAAAGAACCCGGTATTGAGGTGTTGCTGACGCTGTTAGCGCAGTTGCACAACAACCCAATGTCGACAGGTCAGTTGCTGGAACTATGGCGTGATACCAAAGAAGGACGCGCCTTAGCACAACTGGCGATGCTGGATGAACTCACCGCCGGTGACAACATTCAGCAAGAACTGGAAGATGTCTGCGATCGTTTGCTCGATCTGTATCTGCAGCAACGGCTAGACAGCTTATTAAATCAGCACCAGCTGAATCTTGAAGAAAAACAAGAACTACAGTTTTTACTAACTGAATACAAACGATCCACGAAATAACAGGTCGTCAGCTTGAATTTCAGGCACAGCGGCACTATATGATTAACACATGCCCGGTTACGGGAATATAGCTACTTGATGCAAGAACAGCACTAAACAAACTACTACCCTGTTATACAAAATATAACGGGGCGGATTTTTACTTTGTCGTTAACGTGCAAAACGGCCGTCGTTTCTTTATAATCGGCGGATTTTACGCCACCGAGCGATAAATCAGCCTTAGGAAGTACCAACCGGATGAGTTCTATGGAGCAAACCCCTCAGTCGCAACTAAAACTCCTCGTTGCCAAAGGTAAAGAGCAGGGCTATCTGACTTATGCAGAAGTTAACGATCATCTTCCACAAGATATCGTTGATTCCGATCAGATAGAAGACATTATTCAGATGATCAATGACATGGGTATCCAGGTCGTTGAAAACGTACCTGATGCCGATGATCTGTTGCTGACCGAAAACAATGCCGCCGACGAAGATGCAGCAGAAGCTGCGGCGCAAGTTCTGGCATCTGTTGAGTCTGAAATTGGTCGTACTACTGACCCTGTGCGTATGTATATGCGCGAAATGGGTACGGTTGAGCTATTGACTCGTGAAGGCGAAATCGACATCGCTAAACGAATTGAAGACGGTATCAATCAGGTACAAAGTTCCGTAGCCGAATATCCGGAAGCGATCACTTACCTGCTGGATCAGTTTGATCGTTTTGAAGCCGGTCATATCCGTCTGGGCGACATCATTTCCGGTTTCGTCAGTGAAGATGACGATTTACCACCAACAGCCACCAACATCGGTTCTGCGTTAGATGAAGAAACGCTGAAAGAAGACGACACCGATGATGATGACGAAGATGAAGACGGCGATGATGATGCGGAAGAAGATACTGGTCCGGATCCTGAAGTCGCTCGTGAGAAATTCTCTGCGCTGCGTACTCAATACGAAAAAACGCGTGACGCCATCAAAGACAATGGTCGTGACAGCGATTTAGCCAAAGTAGAGATCCTTGAATTAGCGAACGTATTCAAAGAATTCCGTCTGGTGCCGAAGCAGTTTGACCGTTTGGTTAACAGCATGCGTGACATGATGGAACGCGTGCGCGTACAGGAACGTTTGATCCTGCGTTATTGCGTTGAATACGCAAAAATGCCAAAGAAAAACTTTGTTTCTGCTTTTACTAACAATGAATCCAGCAATGGCTGGTTTGAATTTGCGAAAAGCAGCGGTAAAGCCTGGTCTGCCGGCTTAGAAAAAATGGATGAAGAAGTACAACGCTCCATCCAGAAATTGCAGCAGGTAGAACACGAAACAGGTCTGTCGATTGCTCAGATCAAAGATATCAACCGTCGTATGAGTATCGGTGAAGCAAAAGCGCGCCGTGCGAAAAAAGAGATGGTTGAGGCGAACTTACGTCTGGTAATTTCTATTGCGAAGAAATACACCAACCGTGGTCTGCAATTCCTTGATTTGATTCAAGAAGGTAACATAGGTCTGATGAAAGCGGTCGATAAATTCGAATATCGCCGTGGTTATAAATTCTCAACCTATGCCACTTGGTGGATCCGTCAGGCAATCACGCGCTCTATCGCTGACCAAGCCCGTACCATTCGTATTCCGGTACATATGATCGAAACGATCAATAAGCTGAACCGTATCTCTCGTCAGATGCTGCAGGAAATGGGTCGTGAACCGAATCCTGAAGAATTGGCAGAACGTATGGGTATGCCGGAAGACAAGATCCGTAAAGTGCTGAAGATCGCGAAAGAGCCGATCTCGATGGAAACCCCGATCGGTGACGATGAAGATTCGCACTTAGGTGATTTCATTGAAGACACAACCCTGGCACTGCCAGCGGATTCTGCTACTTCAGAAAGTCTGAAAGCAGCTACCCGTGACGTATTGTCTGGTCTGACTGCACGTGAAGCAAAAGTACTGCGTATGCGTTTTGGTATCGATATGAACACTGACCATACTTTGGAAGAAGTAGGTAAGCAGTTCGACGTTACTCGTGAACGTATTCGTCAGATCGAA
This window contains:
- the folK gene encoding 2-amino-4-hydroxy-6-hydroxymethyldihydropteridine diphosphokinase, which gives rise to MARIYIGVGSNIEREHYLRAGWQALQQVFSACCCSTVYESEAVGFDGAPFYNLVIAAETVHGVAEVAAQLRAIEFAHGRPADARKFSGRTLDLDLLAYDELVITTPVELPRSEILLNAFVLRPFAELAPQWRHPLAEMTLAQLWSEYDAKRQPLRAVEFDWY
- the rpsU gene encoding 30S ribosomal protein S21, producing MPVIKVRENEPFDVALRRFKRSCEKAGVLSDVRSREFYEKPTTIRKRAKASAVKRHMKKLARENARRNRLY
- the plsY gene encoding glycerol-3-phosphate 1-O-acyltransferase PlsY, producing MLALAFAMTGMAYLLGSISNAVLISRCCGLPDPRDYGSHNPGATNVLRSGNRIAALSVFLLDMLKGTLPVYLAWYLGIPPIYLGFIGIAACLGHMYPLYFHFRGGKGVATALGALMPLGLDMGSFMIITWLLILLLTGYSSLAALAAALLAPLYTYCLKPEFTLPVAMLCCLIILRHHENISRLLHGREPKIWPNNPLRRHRR
- the tsaD gene encoding tRNA (adenosine(37)-N6)-threonylcarbamoyltransferase complex transferase subunit TsaD; this encodes MRVLGIETSCDETGIAIFDDQDGILAHQLYSQIKLHADYGGVVPELASRDHIRKTLPLIEAALQQAGCRSEDLDGIAYTAGPGLVGALLVGATIARSLAMAWNKPAIPVHHMEGHLLAPMLEEHTPEFPFVALLVSGGHTLLVRVDGIGQYKILGESVDDAAGEAFDKTAKLLGLDYPGGAALSKLAEQGTAGRFVFPRPMTDRPGLDFSFSGLKTFAANTIRSQGDDDQTRADIAHAFQTAVVDTLAIKCKRALQETGLKRLVIAGGVSANKQLRTELAAVMKKLGGEVFYPRPEFCTDNGAMIAFAGLQRLKAGHTTGLEIVVQPRWNLETLAPVTP
- the dnaG gene encoding DNA primase; translated protein: MAGKIPQSFIDDLLNRTDIIELIDGRVHLKKAGKNYQACCPFHNEKSPSFSVSPEKQFYHCFGCGAHGNAIGFLMEYDGLNFPDAVGELANLHGLTVPNDQPFHNQGPAPSADHYQLMEWAARYFQNQLKSAPQAIEYLKGRGLTGEIVKQFAIGYAPGSWDGLRQTLVRSAASEAQLVELGMLIGRDGGGSYDRFRDRIMFPIRDRRGRVIGFGGRVLGDGTPKYLNSPETPIFHKGKELFGLYQVKERHRNPARILIVEGYMDVVALAQFGVDYAVASLGTSTTADHMHLLFRTTSEVVCCYDGDNAGREAAWRALENALPSLQDGKDLRFVFLPQEHDPDSFIREFGQAVFEQKLDDAQSYADFLFERLTRDLNLSGEAGQNELANKAIALIRRVPEGFNRESLLTKLSAQLRWGENEKRLREIFRRQEQEAQQTATTAKPGGKIKLTLIRRAIALIVQHPAVAALLPPLPDVLKSLKEPGIEVLLTLLAQLHNNPMSTGQLLELWRDTKEGRALAQLAMLDELTAGDNIQQELEDVCDRLLDLYLQQRLDSLLNQHQLNLEEKQELQFLLTEYKRSTK
- the folB gene encoding dihydroneopterin aldolase, whose product is MDKVFIDHLEVYCTIGVYEWEKQITQKLVLDLEMDFDTQAAGEQDDMSLALDYAAVSKRVTDMISTRPIGLVEAVAEQTAQLLLTEFPILRVRVRVTKPGAVVNARGVGVEIIREA
- a CDS encoding multifunctional CCA addition/repair protein; this translates as MQIYLVGGAVRDNLLGLPVTERDYVVVGSEAQTLLDLGYQPVGRDFPVFLHPQTKEEYALARIERKQGKGYTGFACYAAPDVTLEQDLLRRDLTINAIAQDQSGQLYDPYGGVNDLNDRILRHISPAFSEDPLRVLRVARFAARFHHLGFSIAPETLALMRQLSRSGELNHLTPERVWKELEKVLSNRNPQIFFEILHDCEALSVLLPEVEALFGVPARPDWHPEVDTGIHVMMALREASQRSDLLAVRFATLCHDLGKAQTPEDVLPSHHGHGDRGLPLIRNLCQRLRVPNDCRDLALLVSELHSLVHTALQLRPATMLKLFDRLDVWRKPERLSQLLLCCQADFHGRLGFAEREYLQPNYVQEAYDAATAIAVRPIVEAGYTGEAIRQQLSRRRIFAIRDVHCRWNDI
- the rpoD gene encoding RNA polymerase sigma factor RpoD; protein product: MSSMEQTPQSQLKLLVAKGKEQGYLTYAEVNDHLPQDIVDSDQIEDIIQMINDMGIQVVENVPDADDLLLTENNAADEDAAEAAAQVLASVESEIGRTTDPVRMYMREMGTVELLTREGEIDIAKRIEDGINQVQSSVAEYPEAITYLLDQFDRFEAGHIRLGDIISGFVSEDDDLPPTATNIGSALDEETLKEDDTDDDDEDEDGDDDAEEDTGPDPEVAREKFSALRTQYEKTRDAIKDNGRDSDLAKVEILELANVFKEFRLVPKQFDRLVNSMRDMMERVRVQERLILRYCVEYAKMPKKNFVSAFTNNESSNGWFEFAKSSGKAWSAGLEKMDEEVQRSIQKLQQVEHETGLSIAQIKDINRRMSIGEAKARRAKKEMVEANLRLVISIAKKYTNRGLQFLDLIQEGNIGLMKAVDKFEYRRGYKFSTYATWWIRQAITRSIADQARTIRIPVHMIETINKLNRISRQMLQEMGREPNPEELAERMGMPEDKIRKVLKIAKEPISMETPIGDDEDSHLGDFIEDTTLALPADSATSESLKAATRDVLSGLTAREAKVLRMRFGIDMNTDHTLEEVGKQFDVTRERIRQIEAKALRKLRHPSRSEVLRSFLDE